The Thermothielavioides terrestris NRRL 8126 chromosome 2, complete sequence genome includes a region encoding these proteins:
- a CDS encoding carbohydrate esterase family 1 protein (CAZy_ID 269809) translates to MQPSTPLRRAQAALTRVNDFGPNSSNTKMYIYVPSKLAAKPPIIVAIHYCTGTAQAYYSGSPYAQLADQKGFIVIYPESPYSGTCWDVSSRAALTHNGGGDSNSIANMVNYTLNKYNGDPSKVFVTGSSSGAMMTNVMAATYPEMFAAGIVYSGTPAGCFYSQSGGTDQWNSSCANGQIHSTPEVWAKMVHDMYPGYNGSRPKMQIYHGSADTTLYPSNYNETIKEWCGVFGYDYTKPDTTQANTPQARYTTYTWGDHLVGIYAQGVGHTVPIRGSDDMKFFGL, encoded by the exons ATGCAGCCAAGCACCCCGCTGAGGCGCGCTCAGGCTGCCCTCACCCGGGTCAATGACTTCGGCCCCAATAGCTCGAACACCAAGATGTACATCTACGTGCCGAGCAAGCTGGCCGCGAAGCCGCCCATCATCGTGGCGATCCACTACTGCACCGGCACGGCCCAGGCATACTACAGCGGGTCGCCCTACGCCCAGCTGGCCGACCAGAAGGGTTTCATCGTCATCTATCCGGAGTCCCCCTACAGCGGCACCTGCTGGGATGtgtcgtcgagggcggcccTCACGcacaacggcggcggcgacagcaacTCGATCGCCAACATGGTCAACTACACGCTGAACAAGTACAACGGCGACCCCAGCAAGGTGTTCGTGACCGGCTCGTCGTCTGGCGCCATGATGACG AACGTGATGGCGGCCACGTACCCCGAGATGTTCGCCGCAGGCATCGTCTACTCCGGTACCCCTGCCGGCTGCTTCTACAGCCAGTCCGGCGGCACCGACCAGTGGAACAGCTCCTGCGCCAACGGCCAGATCCACAGCACGCCCGAGGTGTGGGCCAAGATGGTCCACGACATGTATCCGGGCTACAACGGCTCGCGCCCCAAGATGCAGATCTACCACGGCTCGGCCGACACCACGCTCTACCCCAGCAACTACAACGAGACCATCAAGGAGTGGTGCGGCGTCTTTGGCTACGACTACACCAAGCCCGACACCACCCAGGCCAACACGCCGCAGGCCAGGTACACGACTTACACCTGGGGCGACCATCTCGTGGGCATTTATGCCCAGGGCGTCGGACACACGGTGCCGATTCGTGGGAGCGATGACATGAAGTTCTTTGGGCTGTGA